In the Desulfobulbaceae bacterium genome, TTGCCTATGAGCACGGCCTGAAGTTTGACACACTAGTCGAACGCTACATGATTGACATGAAAGATGATCATGGAGTTGCTATGCTGCACGTAGTTTACAGAAACTCAATTTACTCAAAACCTCCTGAAGACGGCAAGCTGCATCGTCTGCGCCCGGAATACCAGTGGCTTAATGTTCACGATCAACTCCTGATCCCTTCACCAGATCATGTTGATGACTTTCCCATCAGATATAACACTATTTACTCATCAGACACCTAGATACGCCTCTTTAACCGCATTATTTGACACCAAGTTAGCAGAACTATCTGCAAGAACAATCCCGCCATGTTCCATCACATATCCCCTATGGGAAACCTGTAAAGCCAAGTTAGCATTTTGTTCGACAAGAAAAATCGTTGTTTTATGGTCACGATTGATCTTCAAAATTATATCAAATATCTGTTTCATAACTATTGGAGCAAGGCCAAGAGAGGGTTCATCAAGCAGCAAAAGTTTTGGCTTCGCCATCAGGGCTCGTGAGATGGCGAGCATCTGCTGTTCACCACCACTCAAGGTCCCCCCATCTTGTCTTTTTCGTTTTTCCAAGATTGGGAATAAATCGAAGACATAGTGTAGATCTTTTTTAATCTCAACAGGATCCTTACGAAGAAAGGCACCCATTTCAAGATTTTCCATCACGGAAAGTTGTGGAAATATATGTCGTCCCTCAGGAACCTGGCTTATGCCGAGTTCCACAATTTTATTCGGAGGCAGACCGTGAATCGGTCGACCTCTAAAATAAATACTGCCTGACCTCACGGGGATAATACCGCAAATAGTCATCAGAATTGTCGATTTACCCGCACCATTAGCGCCGATTAAGGCAACGATTTCGCCTTCAGAAAATTGAATTGAAACATCTCTGACAGTTACAATATTTCCATACCCTGAGAAGACCTTCGAGAGGTTCAGCACGGCGCTTCACCCAGATATGCTTTAATAACCGCAGGGTTATTACGAATTTCTTCGGCAGTTCCTTCAGCAATTTTTTCGCCACAATCCATTACATAAATTCGATCAGATACATTCATAACTAATTTCATATCATGCTCAATCAACAAAACAGAGACCTTATTTATATCTCTGATACTGACAATTAAATCATTTATTTCAGACGTTTCATTGTGGTTTAAACCAGCAGCTGGTTCATCAAGAAGCAGTAGAATTGGATCTGTTGCCAAAGCTCTGGCTATTTCAAGTCGTCGTTGTGCACCATAAGGCAAGTTTCCAGCCAGCTCATCGTCGCAATGATCCAATCCCATCTGTTTTAACAAGGCATAGCTTTTATTAACTACAAGTTGCTCTTCTTTCCTGGTTGAAGCAAATTTGAAAATCGCTGCGACAATACCGGCTTTGCTTCGACAATGACAGCCAATCATCACATTTTCCAATACGGTCATACCGGAGAACAAGCGGATATTTTGAAAGGTTCTGGCGACACCATTTTCAGTGATCGTATTAGGCTTCAAATCATTAAGGCGCTGGACCTTGCCGTCCCTGTTTGTAACAAAGATATCTCCAGAGCTGGGTGCATAAATGCCTGTTACACAGTTGAAAATGGTGGTTTTCCCAGCCCCATTTGGGCCAATCAGAGCAACTATCTCTCCACTGCCTACTTCCAGATCAACGCTGTTGATAGCTCTTAAACCACCAAAGAACATTGAAAGTTTTCGGACAAGCAAAACATCACCCATCGTAAAACCCTTTATCTGCCGACCTTGTATAACTATATGAGCGTCTGACTTTCCGAATAATTCCCTGTGGCCGGTAGATCATCATGATGACCATAATGGCACCGAAAAGGAGCATTCGATAATCGGAAAATGCCCGAAGATATTCAGGCAATAAGATAAAAACCAAAGCACCAACAATTACTCCTACAGTTGAGCCCATGCCGCCAAGTACAACAATCGAAAGAATAATAGCCGACTCCAGAAAGGTAAAACTGGCAGGGTTTATAAATGTTGTTTTCGCAGCAAAAAAAACACCTACCAGACCAGCCCACGTTGCCCCTAAAGCAAAGGCGCTCAGTTTAGTTTTAGTTCGGTCTATCCCCATAGCCTGACAGGCGATCTCATCCTCACGCAGGGCAATCCATGCTCTGCCTATCCTGGAATTTTGCAGCCTGTCAACTACGAATATCGTAAACAGCACAAGCAATAGAGCCAAAAAATAGAGGTAAATGGTGGTCGATTCTATAGAAAAGGTGGTTCCAAAAAAAGTTGGCTTAGGAATATTGGCAATGCCACTGGGCCCGAACGAAAATTCATTCCAGTTTTCAAGTATCAGTCGAATAATCTCGCCGAAA is a window encoding:
- a CDS encoding ABC transporter ATP-binding protein, whose translation is MLNLSKVFSGYGNIVTVRDVSIQFSEGEIVALIGANGAGKSTILMTICGIIPVRSGSIYFRGRPIHGLPPNKIVELGISQVPEGRHIFPQLSVMENLEMGAFLRKDPVEIKKDLHYVFDLFPILEKRKRQDGGTLSGGEQQMLAISRALMAKPKLLLLDEPSLGLAPIVMKQIFDIILKINRDHKTTIFLVEQNANLALQVSHRGYVMEHGGIVLADSSANLVSNNAVKEAYLGV
- a CDS encoding ABC transporter ATP-binding protein — translated: MGDVLLVRKLSMFFGGLRAINSVDLEVGSGEIVALIGPNGAGKTTIFNCVTGIYAPSSGDIFVTNRDGKVQRLNDLKPNTITENGVARTFQNIRLFSGMTVLENVMIGCHCRSKAGIVAAIFKFASTRKEEQLVVNKSYALLKQMGLDHCDDELAGNLPYGAQRRLEIARALATDPILLLLDEPAAGLNHNETSEINDLIVSIRDINKVSVLLIEHDMKLVMNVSDRIYVMDCGEKIAEGTAEEIRNNPAVIKAYLGEAPC
- a CDS encoding branched-chain amino acid ABC transporter permease, encoding MRVTTELKKSLYIALWFMFLTFPILVIKVDPFEKTVLWRWYNLAFVGISVFILSSATHLIRNKESQRSKISIQKTVANQYDSFQSTYRTPRLNLLLIVVLCLFTVVFPFVFSSYQTTIMTTALLYVVLGLGLNIVVGLAGLLDLGYVAFYAVGAYSYALLNVHFGLGFWSALPIGAVLAAAFGVLLGFPVLRLRGDYLAIVTLGFGEIIRLILENWNEFSFGPSGIANIPKPTFFGTTFSIESTTIYLYFLALLLVLFTIFVVDRLQNSRIGRAWIALREDEIACQAMGIDRTKTKLSAFALGATWAGLVGVFFAAKTTFINPASFTFLESAIILSIVVLGGMGSTVGVIVGALVFILLPEYLRAFSDYRMLLFGAIMVIMMIYRPQGIIRKVRRSYSYTRSADKGFYDG